In the genome of Caldalkalibacillus salinus, one region contains:
- a CDS encoding solute carrier family 23 protein, with product MKKQRNVLDVRDVPQPANWLVLSMQHLFAMFGATILVPFLVGLDASVALMSSGLGTLAYLIITGGKIPAYLGSSFAFIAPITAVMTAEGPEAVMFGSFVAGLVYGIVSLLVMAFGTRWLRRVLPPVVVGPVIIVIGLGLASVAIEMAMYDQTVDPIVYEPTYALVALVTLAVTIIAAIFFKGFFALIPILIGIVGGYVFATIMGIIDFQPILDANWVGMPEQMLIPFVTYTPNVSLLALFVIVPVAFVTLAEHIGDQMVLSKVMDRNLLEKPGLHRSIMGDGVATIIASCIGGPPNTTYGENIGVLAITRIFSIFVVGGAAVLAILFGFSPKVSALIGTIPASVMGGVSILLFGVIASSGLRMMIENNIDFGEKRNLVISSVILVLGIGGAFINIGEHIEVPSMALATIVGIFLNLVLPGHELAYGDKPMFEETIQDQAS from the coding sequence GTGAAAAAACAACGTAATGTATTAGACGTTCGAGATGTACCTCAACCTGCAAACTGGCTAGTTTTAAGTATGCAACACTTATTTGCCATGTTTGGTGCCACCATTTTAGTGCCGTTCTTAGTAGGCTTAGATGCGTCTGTAGCCCTGATGTCCAGCGGTTTGGGTACACTCGCCTACTTGATTATCACCGGAGGCAAAATTCCAGCCTACTTGGGATCTTCCTTTGCTTTTATCGCCCCGATTACGGCGGTGATGACAGCAGAAGGACCGGAAGCCGTTATGTTCGGGAGCTTTGTCGCGGGTTTGGTCTACGGCATTGTATCCTTACTCGTGATGGCTTTTGGTACCCGTTGGTTAAGACGTGTTCTTCCACCTGTCGTCGTTGGCCCCGTCATCATTGTCATCGGTTTAGGCTTAGCTAGTGTAGCAATTGAAATGGCCATGTATGACCAGACGGTTGACCCAATTGTATATGAACCGACTTATGCCCTTGTGGCCCTTGTCACACTTGCCGTTACCATTATTGCAGCGATCTTTTTTAAAGGATTTTTTGCCCTTATTCCTATTCTTATCGGTATTGTTGGTGGTTATGTTTTCGCTACAATAATGGGTATTATCGACTTCCAGCCGATCTTAGATGCGAATTGGGTTGGCATGCCAGAGCAGATGCTCATCCCATTTGTGACGTATACCCCGAATGTGTCACTTCTCGCCCTATTCGTCATTGTGCCTGTGGCTTTTGTGACCTTAGCAGAGCATATAGGAGACCAAATGGTACTAAGTAAAGTCATGGATCGTAATCTTTTAGAAAAACCGGGTCTTCACCGCTCCATTATGGGTGACGGTGTGGCCACAATTATCGCCTCCTGCATTGGAGGTCCTCCGAATACGACGTATGGCGAGAATATTGGGGTACTCGCTATCACGAGGATATTTAGTATCTTTGTTGTGGGGGGCGCAGCCGTACTAGCAATCTTGTTTGGCTTCAGCCCCAAGGTCAGTGCCTTAATAGGTACCATCCCGGCAAGTGTGATGGGTGGTGTGTCCATTCTGTTATTCGGTGTCATTGCATCATCCGGATTACGCATGATGATAGAAAATAACATTGATTTCGGTGAGAAACGTAACCTGGTGATCTCATCCGTCATTCTTGTACTAGGTATCGGTGGCGCGTTTATTAATATAGGTGAGCATATTGAAGTGCCGAGTATGGCACTGGCCACCATTGTCGGTATCTTTCTTAATCTCGTACTTCCTGGACATGAATTGGCTTACGGAGATAAGCCCATGTTTGAGGAAACAATACAGGACCAAGCATCATAG
- a CDS encoding zinc-dependent alcohol dehydrogenase, translating into MNAIQFDLNLPKYTLAKALGRYFPSLFWHSQLSCVKLKKQEDLPLRHPDWVKIEVTYSGICGSDMNLIFLNDSPTTSPYASFPFTIGHEIVGKVIEMGENVKDIHIGDRVVVDPVLSCESRGFHELCPACQRGDYSLCENMTNGDISPGLLIGTCKDTGGGWSSHLNTHKSQVFKLPQEVDDQNGVMIEPFSCALHAVMRNKPKKDDTILIIGAGVIGLCTVAAIRALGYDNHVIILAKHGFQASLARHYGADNVIMLTKGNHYYEDVSEALQAQLLKPVFGPPVVQGGADIVIECVGRKSSVNDALRLTKSGGKVILLGLAGILKDIDWTTVWLNELEVKGSFAYSTEMYEGQPTRTLAVAIDLIKKGKVNLAPFITHRFPLHQYKEAFTVASTKRKGDAIKIVFEPNAK; encoded by the coding sequence ATGAATGCGATACAGTTTGATCTCAATCTTCCAAAGTATACCTTAGCAAAGGCACTGGGACGGTACTTCCCATCTCTGTTCTGGCATTCTCAATTATCCTGTGTGAAATTGAAGAAACAGGAAGATTTGCCACTCCGTCATCCAGACTGGGTCAAAATTGAAGTGACCTATAGTGGCATTTGTGGCAGCGATATGAACCTTATTTTCTTAAACGATAGTCCAACGACTTCTCCTTACGCCTCCTTTCCTTTTACCATTGGTCATGAAATTGTGGGAAAAGTCATAGAAATGGGAGAAAATGTGAAAGATATACATATAGGGGATCGAGTGGTGGTCGATCCTGTACTTTCATGTGAATCTAGAGGATTCCATGAATTGTGCCCTGCCTGTCAGCGTGGGGATTACAGTCTGTGTGAAAATATGACCAACGGTGACATAAGCCCCGGTCTTTTAATCGGAACGTGTAAAGATACCGGAGGAGGTTGGAGTTCGCACTTAAATACCCATAAAAGCCAAGTGTTTAAGTTACCCCAAGAGGTTGATGATCAGAATGGTGTCATGATTGAACCTTTTAGCTGTGCCTTACATGCTGTGATGAGAAATAAGCCTAAGAAAGATGATACGATTCTGATTATCGGTGCGGGGGTCATTGGCTTATGCACCGTCGCAGCCATCCGCGCCCTCGGTTATGACAACCACGTTATTATTTTGGCCAAACACGGATTTCAAGCTTCACTCGCCCGACATTATGGAGCAGATAACGTCATCATGTTAACTAAAGGGAATCACTATTATGAAGACGTATCTGAAGCGCTACAAGCGCAACTGTTAAAACCAGTGTTCGGCCCTCCTGTGGTCCAAGGTGGAGCGGATATCGTCATTGAATGTGTCGGCAGAAAAAGTAGTGTTAATGACGCCCTAAGATTAACTAAGAGTGGAGGAAAAGTTATTTTACTCGGCTTGGCCGGGATTTTAAAGGATATTGATTGGACAACCGTGTGGCTAAATGAATTAGAGGTAAAGGGTAGCTTCGCGTACAGTACAGAAATGTACGAAGGTCAACCCACACGGACACTCGCCGTGGCCATCGATCTTATCAAAAAAGGAAAAGTTAACTTGGCCCCTTTCATTACCCATCGTTTTCCTTTACATCAATATAAGGAAGCCTTTACTGTTGCTTCAACAAAAAGAAAAGGTGAC
- a CDS encoding YetF domain-containing protein gives MLDFWYGSEELALHGFLIRAFIVYIYMFIILKVLGQRSIGTLHPLDFLFGVIIGDVLGEPLSSGDLPLAGPVGAAALISTLHLVLSYVALKTPRFRRVIEDEPIILVEKGRILENQLRKTKITVESLLMDLRLNQVDLIELDYAVLESNGQISFIKKSKYQTPSFNDLQLEATPQGYPSVLIQDGAIVHYNLKKYGGTNWLKEQIQQRGLQKVEDVFLMTIDEGGQIYLSEKQRQSH, from the coding sequence GTGTTGGATTTTTGGTATGGCTCTGAAGAACTCGCGCTGCACGGCTTTCTTATTCGAGCGTTTATTGTTTATATATACATGTTTATCATCCTCAAAGTATTGGGACAACGGTCCATTGGGACATTACATCCTTTGGATTTTCTATTTGGTGTGATTATTGGGGATGTACTAGGGGAGCCATTATCGAGTGGGGACCTCCCCTTAGCTGGACCTGTCGGTGCAGCAGCGCTCATCTCTACCCTACACCTTGTTTTATCATACGTGGCCTTGAAAACCCCACGCTTTCGCAGAGTCATTGAAGACGAACCGATTATACTGGTTGAAAAGGGTAGAATTCTCGAAAACCAACTGAGAAAAACAAAAATTACGGTGGAATCACTTCTGATGGATCTCCGATTAAACCAGGTGGACTTGATCGAACTGGATTATGCTGTACTAGAATCTAATGGGCAAATTAGCTTTATTAAGAAAAGTAAATATCAAACCCCATCGTTTAATGACCTGCAACTGGAAGCAACACCACAAGGCTATCCTAGTGTGTTAATTCAGGATGGGGCAATCGTGCATTATAATTTAAAAAAGTATGGGGGTACAAACTGGTTAAAGGAGCAAATCCAACAAAGAGGATTACAAAAAGTTGAAGATGTGTTTCTTATGACCATTGATGAAGGCGGGCAAATTTATCTGAGTGAAAAACAACGCCAATCACATTAA
- the spoVAE gene encoding stage V sporulation protein AE produces the protein MLASFFWAFVVGGFICMIGQVMLDVLKLTPAHTMSALVVSGALLDGFGLYERLIDFAGAGATVPITSFGNSLVHGAMAEAEQNGIVGIITGIFEVTSAGISSAIVFSFIAALIFRPKG, from the coding sequence ATGCTAGCAAGTTTTTTCTGGGCATTTGTCGTCGGAGGATTCATTTGTATGATCGGTCAAGTGATGTTAGATGTGCTTAAGTTAACGCCAGCTCATACGATGAGCGCCTTAGTCGTTAGTGGCGCTTTACTTGACGGATTTGGGTTGTATGAACGCTTAATAGATTTTGCAGGGGCAGGGGCGACAGTCCCTATCACAAGCTTCGGTAACTCATTGGTGCACGGCGCCATGGCAGAGGCGGAACAGAACGGCATTGTAGGAATTATTACAGGCATTTTTGAGGTCACGAGTGCTGGTATTTCTTCCGCCATTGTATTCTCCTTTATCGCTGCACTCATTTTTAGACCTAAAGGTTAG
- the pyrR gene encoding bifunctional pyr operon transcriptional regulator/uracil phosphoribosyltransferase PyrR produces the protein MVKTRTLLDHDAIRRALTRIAHEIIERNKGVQNCVLVGIKTRGIYLADRLAARIKDIESVEVPVGELDITLYRDDLSYKNDNEDPVLKGTQLPVDINGKTVVLVDDVLYTGRTVRAGLDALIDHGRPQSIQLAVLVDRGHRELPIRPDYVGKNVPTSKDEIIAVGLQEVDGDDAVKLQQRGGEGSEKTT, from the coding sequence ATGGTTAAGACACGAACGTTGTTAGATCATGACGCGATCCGTAGAGCATTAACGCGGATTGCACATGAAATTATTGAACGCAATAAAGGGGTTCAAAACTGTGTGTTAGTGGGGATAAAAACGAGGGGCATTTACTTGGCCGATCGACTCGCGGCCCGTATTAAAGATATTGAATCGGTAGAAGTTCCCGTCGGTGAGTTAGACATTACCCTTTATAGAGATGACTTGTCATATAAGAATGACAATGAAGATCCTGTCTTGAAAGGGACTCAGCTCCCCGTTGATATCAATGGTAAAACAGTTGTCCTAGTCGATGACGTCCTATATACAGGACGTACCGTCAGGGCAGGTTTAGACGCTTTAATCGATCATGGGCGTCCTCAGTCAATTCAACTTGCGGTGTTAGTTGACCGAGGTCATCGGGAACTTCCGATTAGACCAGACTATGTCGGTAAAAATGTTCCGACGTCAAAAGACGAGATTATTGCCGTTGGACTTCAAGAAGTTGACGGAGATGACGCCGTCAAATTACAACAAAGAGGGGGAGAGGGAAGTGAAAAAACAACGTAA